The proteins below come from a single Miscanthus floridulus cultivar M001 chromosome 1, ASM1932011v1, whole genome shotgun sequence genomic window:
- the LOC136482834 gene encoding WD40 repeat-containing protein HOS15-like has translation MEKKGPQVLTGTELNAAVYRYLQESGFVHTAFNFFYEAGIGKGNIQGMIPQGALIRIVQKGLQYIELQANSEIGSDDEHHFFESLDLITNDLDELMKKITSSGKHSSVKNDKEQKIDSVETDKEQKIGSAETTTTFRKQPMRKTKAAQNSKPDEIATMRRAEPVKHAKAQNINSAETVQKTSSVETTTGLGCHLSWIGRKPRLRKRKH, from the exons ATGGAGAAAAAAGGGCCTCAGGTCCTCACAGGAACTGAGCTGAATGCTGCCGTGTACAGATACCTCCAGGAATCAG GATTTGTGCATACAGCATTCAATTTCTTCTATGAGGCAGGCATTGGAAAAGGCAACATCCAGGGAATGATCCCACAAGGTGCCTTGATCAGAATCGTGCAGAAAGGTCTTCAGTACATTGAACTTCAAGCAAAT TCTGAGATTGGCAGTGATGACGAGCACCACTTTTTTGAATCTCTGGACCTAATTACCAATGATTTAGATGAGCTGATGAAGAAAATTACCAGCAGTGGGAAGCACAGTTCTGTCAAGAACGACAAAGAGCAGAAGATCGATTCAGTTGAGACTGACAAAGAGCAGAAGATTGGTTCTGCTGAGACTACCACAACTTTTAGGAAGCAGCCTATGCGGAAAACAAAGGCTGCACAGAACAGCAAACCTGATGAGATTGCTACAATGCGTAGAGCTGAGCCAGTGAAGCATGCGAAGGCACAAAACATCAATTCTGCTGAGACTGTGCAAAAGACCAGTTCTGTTGAGACTACCACAGGACTGGGGTGCCATCTTTCGTGGATAGGGAGGAAACCTAGACTCAGAAAACGAAAGCATTGA